DNA sequence from the Streptomyces cinnabarinus genome:
AGTGTCCACCTGCGCTGCCAGGACGTGCGGTTGCGTCCAGGGAAGTGTTGTAGTGCGCTGACCTGCCCTGGTCGGACCGGTAGTCGGGTGCGAAGGCGCACTCGGTTTACCCGACGGGCGGGCTGGCTGGAAGGCATGGGCTGTGGCGTGGACACGCCCCGGAACCGATGCCCGCTGCCCCCTGCCCGACCCTGCGCTGCTGCCGGGGTTGGCGGGTGAGCCGAAGTGGCACGGGGTGGCGGGCGCTGGTCGCCGTCCACGTGGGCCGGGTCGTCCTGCACTCACGGGGGGGCACGAGCCTGGTGGCTTCGTTCCCGGAGATCGAATCCGGGAGCAACAACCGGGGTTGTGGACGCAGCCGAACAACAAGGAGGGCTTGTGGGGCATCGCTGGTCTCCCGGCCGTGTACGGGCACGGGAGCGCCTCCAGCTGCGAGAGGAACTCTGCCGCCCTTAACCACGTGGACCTGGACCGGCGTCACGATGTTGGCCGTTCGCCCTATTAGGTCTTGCTCCGCACCCGTCGGCGCCGGCCTGGCGGCCGTCCAGACCGGCGGACGGGGCGACGTCACGCAGGGACGCCGAGCGGCGGGTGCTCGAGCACGCGGGGCTTGTACTCAACCAGCTGGATACGGTCGTCAAAGGTGCGGTGGTCGATCACCTCGAGGGCAACGTCCGGGTAGCCGTCGTAGATGCGCTCTTCGCCCGTGGCGCCGGTGATCACCGGGAACATAACGACCCGGAAGCGGTCGACGAGTCCGGCTCGTAGCAGGGACCGGCACAGGCTGAGGCTGCCGATCGTGCTGAGGAGCCCCGAGCCACTGGACTTCATGGCGCGGACAGCTTCGACGGCGTTGTCGCGGACGAGCGTTGAGTTGGCCCACGTCAGTGGCTCGTTGAGTGAGGAGGAGAACACCACCTTGGATGCCTGCGTGAGCTCGTCGACGGACGCCTCTTCTTCGGGCCTGAACTCGTCTTGGCCCTTCGGGACCTCGCCTGCAGCGAAGCTCGACATCAGGCGGTAGGTATTCGCTCCCATCAGGTAGGTGGCCTCGGGCTGCTCGCCGAGCCATGCGAGGTACTCCGGGCCCTCCAGTCCCCAGAACCCCGGCCACCCCTCTGCCGATGCGTAGCGGTCGAGGGAGGTGATGAAGTCAACGAGAAGCTCCGGAATGGCAGTGTCCTTTCCTGGGGTGTCACGAGTTTGCACCGGCCGGGAGCCACAAACTCATCGGCCGCGCCGTGGAGCAACGAGAGACCTCGGACGCACATCCTTGTTGGAGGGATTCTGACAGGCATTCAGGAACCCAACGGCGGACGGAGTTGGTTGTCCGGACACCGGTGGGCTGCGGTGCCCCCAGCTTGAGCGTGTCATCGGTGAACAAAACAGCGGCCAGGCCTATACGGTCCATGACCGTCAGCCTGTCCAAGCCAGGACTCTGCAGCCCCATGGCGCCGGTGAAGTACCGGCTGACGGGCTTTCGTTCGCCGTAGAGTCCGGGCGAGGTCACGGGCGGAGACCGCGCGGACAACAGGCCCGTGTCGAGCATCCCGCCCAGCAATGGACCATGCCCGCGGGTGGGCGGAGCACGGTGACCTTCTTCTCCAGCCCGGTGATGAGGAGGGACCATCCCCGCGGGTGCGGGGAGCACAAGACCTGAATCACGCGGACCGGGTAGTCCTCGGGACCATCCCCGCGGGTGCGGGGAGCACATCGCCGCGCGGTCGGCACGGCCGCGGTCGCATCCCCGCGGGGATGGTCCCTTGGGTAGGTGCTGTGCTGCGTTCAGCCGCGGGCGTCATGGTACGGCGAGGAATGGCGGGAACGCGGTTCTTGCGATGCTGCCTTTCGTCACCCTCACCACGGTTTTCGGAGCGCCGATCACACCCTCCGGCAGAAGGAGGGTGAGTAGGTACAGACCTGGTTTCACATGGGTGAAGCCGAACCAGCCCGAGCCGTCGCTGAGCCGGGTGGTCTTCTCGCCGCCGCCGGTGAGCGGGGTGAGGGTCACCGGTACCTGGTCCAGCGGGCCGCCGCTGTGGAGCAGGAGCCTGCCGGTCACGTGCCCGTCCCGGGGTGCCGTCTTCCATGGCATGCCGGGCACCGTCGCCTCGTTGCTGAACGGCGCGTCCTCGCCCCGCGTCAGCGCCTGCACCAGCTTGGCCCGCTCGGCCGGCAGGCCGTTGGCTGCCACGTCCTTGCTGGGGGCGGCGTAGGAGTAGCCGCTCCAGCCGGCCGCGGCGTTGCCAGCCGTGCTGGGTCTGAGCGCCTGCCTGACCTGGCTGAGCGAGTCCGCGACGCTGTTCAGGTACAGGGCGGGTCCGTTGACCGCCTGCCGCTCGCCCTGGTGGTCGGCCAGGAACTCGGACCACTCGGAGAACATCCGCGCCTGGTCCGGATTCCAGTTGCGCTTGTAGTTCATGGTCACGGCGGTGTCCATGATCCCCTCGTCCAGCCATCCCGCCCAGTCCTGAAGGACCTCGGTGTATGTGCGTGTGGCCCGCCAGCCGCCGACCGCCTGCGGCCCGTGTCCGTAGGTGATGGCGTCCATCGACAGGCGGGCTTGCGGGTCGATCTCCCAGACTCCGAGATAGATCCTGCGCACCAGCTGGGTGACCTGGTTGCGCCGCCAGTCGCTCCAGGCGGTGTCGGACGGGAGGGGTACGTCCGTCCGGCCCGTCGCCTGCTGGAAGCGGGCGAGGGACACGGCGTTGTAGCCCCAGTCGCTGTGGGTGGTGGTGGAACTGCCGTCCGGGTAGCGGACGTAGTCGAGGTTGACGCCGTCCACGTCGTAGTTGCGCACGATGCTCTGGATGCCGCGGACGATGTAGTCGACGGCCGCCGGATGGCCGGGGTCCACATAGGCGTTGGCACCCACCAGTTCCTGGCCGTCGGCCTTCTTGTTGAGCCAGCGGTCGGCTCCGGTGGCGCCCGGGCCGTGCTGGTTGAAGACGTGGTCCGGGGAGCGGGGCGGGGTGCTGCTGTTCCACATGGTGTTGACGTTGACCCAGGCGTGCACCTGCAGTCCGGCGGCGTGTCCCTGCCGGACCACTTCCGCCAGTGGGTCGTAGGGCTCCGGGGCGATCGCGGCGTCGGTGCGCGGGTACAGGGCGTTGTTGCAGAAGCAGTCGTAGCGCCGGGCCGTCTGCACGATCAGGGCGTTGGCGTTGACGTCCAACGCGTCCTGGACCAGGGCCGTGACCTGTGCGGGTGTGTAGATGCCCGGGTTGAACGCGTCCACCCAGTAGCTGCGCCACTGGGCCGGCGGTGCCGCGCCGTCGTCGGCACGGGCGTGGGCGGGCGGCGCGGTGAGTGCGCCGAGGAGCAGGCCGAGGCCCGCCGCCAGGGTTGTGAGTACGCGAGGCAAACGCATGTCGAGGTGTCCCCTCGGTGGAGTTCGTCGGCTGCGGGCGTACGTCGTGGGAAGGCGGTGGGCTTTGGCCGGTTCTAGGCGAACGTGGCTGCCCAGGTGGCCGGCCCGACGACGCCGTCGACGCTCAGGCCCCTGCTCGACTGGAAGCTGCGGCAGGCGGAGTCGGATCCCGGGCCGTACTGGCCGTCGACGGTGAGGGAGTATCCGTGCGTGCTGTTCATCCGGTACTGCCAGGTGGCCACGCTGGCGTGCACGAAGGTGGGCGGCTGGCGGAAGTTGACGCCGGGGTAGGGCAGGGGGCCGCCGCCGGGGTTGAGCTCGCCGCTGAGCACCCTGGCGTACAGGTTGCCCGGGCAGGCGGTCGCGTGGTGGTCCCGGTGGCCGGTGATGGCCCGCGCGGCGCCGCCCGACACCCGCAGGCGGTTGATGCCGTGGCGGACGGCGTCGATGAGCCCGGCGGTGATGGTGTCGTAGTTGCTGGCGGAGCCGCCGGTCAGTGCACAGACCGCGTACCAGTCGTCATTGCCCTGCGTCGTGCCCTGGGCGGCGGTGCGGACGTACTCGCCACGGCCCTGGAAGAGGTAGCCGTGGACGCAGGCGAGGTGGCTGTAGGCGATGTCCGACCAGCCGTTGGAGTCCATGTGGAAGTTCTGGATGCCCCGGACCTGGGCGGCGCAGTCGGCGTGATTGGCCTTGGCCACCTTTACGGCGTCGACGTGATGGACGACTACGCCGCCCTGGGCTGGGGTGATGTTGTTGCTGACGCTGTTGGGCGCTCTGGCCCCCCACTGGGAGCGGGTGACGAACGTGGCCATCAGCTTGGCCCTCCCTGGTCCAGGGCGCAGTTGACGGCTGCGTTGAGGGGTTCGGCGTGGGCGCCGCGCGCGGCTGCGGGGCCGTGGACGGCGCCGGGGTGGCGGGAGTGCGTGACGATGGGGAGTTCACGGCGTCCCGGCGGGAGGGGGGTGCCCGCACGTGCGGGTGCGGAACATATGGCGGGCAGCGCGAACGCACAGGCGGCTGCCGCCAGCAGCGTCGTGCGGCGAGACGGGCCGTGGGTCAACAGTCCTCCAAGGGGTGAGGAGCTACAAGCAATTGTCGAGATGTTGACAGGTTCCAGTCAAGATGGCGGTAGTCGTCCGACGTACCGGCACGGAAGCCATTCCGTTGTTGGTGGTCGTGGACCGATGTGCGCAGTCTCAGAGGCTT
Encoded proteins:
- a CDS encoding N-acetylmuramoyl-L-alanine amidase, with amino-acid sequence MATFVTRSQWGARAPNSVSNNITPAQGGVVVHHVDAVKVAKANHADCAAQVRGIQNFHMDSNGWSDIAYSHLACVHGYLFQGRGEYVRTAAQGTTQGNDDWYAVCALTGGSASNYDTITAGLIDAVRHGINRLRVSGGAARAITGHRDHHATACPGNLYARVLSGELNPGGGPLPYPGVNFRQPPTFVHASVATWQYRMNSTHGYSLTVDGQYGPGSDSACRSFQSSRGLSVDGVVGPATWAATFA
- a CDS encoding glycoside hydrolase family 10 protein → MRLPRVLTTLAAGLGLLLGALTAPPAHARADDGAAPPAQWRSYWVDAFNPGIYTPAQVTALVQDALDVNANALIVQTARRYDCFCNNALYPRTDAAIAPEPYDPLAEVVRQGHAAGLQVHAWVNVNTMWNSSTPPRSPDHVFNQHGPGATGADRWLNKKADGQELVGANAYVDPGHPAAVDYIVRGIQSIVRNYDVDGVNLDYVRYPDGSSTTTHSDWGYNAVSLARFQQATGRTDVPLPSDTAWSDWRRNQVTQLVRRIYLGVWEIDPQARLSMDAITYGHGPQAVGGWRATRTYTEVLQDWAGWLDEGIMDTAVTMNYKRNWNPDQARMFSEWSEFLADHQGERQAVNGPALYLNSVADSLSQVRQALRPSTAGNAAAGWSGYSYAAPSKDVAANGLPAERAKLVQALTRGEDAPFSNEATVPGMPWKTAPRDGHVTGRLLLHSGGPLDQVPVTLTPLTGGGEKTTRLSDGSGWFGFTHVKPGLYLLTLLLPEGVIGAPKTVVRVTKGSIARTAFPPFLAVP
- a CDS encoding dihydrofolate reductase family protein, encoding MPELLVDFITSLDRYASAEGWPGFWGLEGPEYLAWLGEQPEATYLMGANTYRLMSSFAAGEVPKGQDEFRPEEEASVDELTQASKVVFSSSLNEPLTWANSTLVRDNAVEAVRAMKSSGSGLLSTIGSLSLCRSLLRAGLVDRFRVVMFPVITGATGEERIYDGYPDVALEVIDHRTFDDRIQLVEYKPRVLEHPPLGVPA